The Dehalogenimonas sp. 4OHTPN genome window below encodes:
- a CDS encoding DUF4129 domain-containing transglutaminase family protein: MNAPSATPSRIASLAVLLTLAALGVAVRALEAAQWVSPQPSLVLVLALGLGSGALLAASRLKGSLALLLLLAAGSALAAWQSAALFPADGDQSAWSRWLEAVSRPTESQAAFVTFLSAVSYFSGAAGAWFVIRRRNGWPAFTAGALVVVLNLTNLPPSFDFVLPLYLTLGLILLVETGWRRLVITRDRQRARLLVGLPLCLAIVAGTFILPQTPAEKLKLDLELDAVYSSIKRNTLNIFQAVPSKVKTVRASAQEAVVFKAQPELSETVRFTINLAQPGYFRTRYYDVYSASGWSNSPLSEGVIGSGQTIADAVPLARSVVIKYRVENQVKTDLILLNGQPSSLSIPAASRWLPAAGNSDIMALVSPRLLPAYQSYEVTARLPQVTAAELAGAGGDYPEWITNRYLQLPNNLPPSVRLLSRQLTYGRETAYAKVQAVKDYLSRLGYNVDGADVVDGADGVAFFLSAKTGNCVNFASALVVLLREAGVPARFCQGYLGTELDESGKSLVIRGRDAHAWAEVYFPGFGWIMVEATPGRPADGFEADAPIIPNQALPPGEVFPSNPGSQADDILPTDVENSDAGDLGSSLPPLLITVLLLAGVVLAGGAGGIFYLSRANDPGGAYRRLAIIGKLFRLPPCPADTPLEFARRLSARLPSETVGIDSVAGSYSRLRYGPARTRSEQDDDGLRHQWRQLSLRLIRYRLRLASPETNRRA, from the coding sequence ATGAACGCGCCGTCAGCCACCCCTTCTCGGATTGCCTCACTGGCCGTGCTGCTGACTCTGGCGGCGCTGGGAGTAGCCGTCCGGGCACTGGAGGCCGCGCAATGGGTCAGCCCGCAGCCATCGCTGGTGCTTGTGCTGGCGCTGGGCCTGGGCAGCGGGGCCTTGCTGGCCGCCAGCCGCCTCAAAGGTTCCCTGGCTCTCCTGCTGCTCCTCGCCGCGGGCTCGGCTTTGGCAGCCTGGCAGTCGGCAGCTCTCTTCCCAGCCGACGGCGACCAGAGCGCCTGGTCGCGCTGGCTGGAGGCGGTGTCCCGGCCGACGGAAAGCCAGGCTGCTTTCGTCACCTTCCTTTCGGCGGTGAGCTATTTTTCCGGAGCCGCAGGCGCCTGGTTCGTGATTCGCCGGCGCAACGGCTGGCCAGCATTCACCGCTGGCGCCCTGGTTGTCGTACTGAATTTAACAAACCTACCGCCCAGCTTTGATTTCGTCCTGCCCCTTTACCTTACGCTCGGACTGATCCTCTTGGTAGAGACCGGCTGGCGCCGTCTCGTCATCACCCGGGACCGGCAGCGGGCGCGTTTGCTGGTGGGACTGCCTTTATGCCTGGCTATCGTTGCTGGAACCTTCATTCTGCCTCAAACTCCGGCTGAGAAACTCAAGCTTGACCTCGAACTTGACGCGGTATACTCGTCAATCAAACGTAATACCCTGAATATCTTCCAGGCGGTGCCGTCCAAGGTCAAGACAGTCCGGGCCTCGGCCCAGGAGGCGGTGGTTTTTAAGGCACAACCCGAACTGAGTGAGACCGTCAGATTCACCATCAATCTTGCCCAGCCGGGGTATTTCCGGACCCGCTATTATGACGTGTATTCGGCATCCGGTTGGAGCAATAGTCCCCTTTCCGAGGGGGTGATCGGCTCGGGCCAAACCATCGCCGACGCTGTGCCGCTGGCCCGATCGGTAGTAATCAAGTACCGGGTAGAAAACCAGGTCAAGACCGACCTCATCCTGCTGAACGGGCAGCCTTCCAGCCTCAGCATTCCGGCGGCCTCCCGCTGGCTGCCCGCCGCCGGGAACAGCGACATCATGGCCCTGGTATCGCCGCGGCTGCTCCCGGCTTACCAGAGCTACGAGGTAACCGCCCGTCTGCCCCAGGTCACCGCCGCTGAACTGGCCGGGGCAGGCGGCGACTATCCGGAATGGATCACCAACCGCTACCTGCAATTACCCAATAATCTGCCGCCTTCGGTGCGCCTCCTGTCACGCCAGTTGACCTACGGCCGGGAAACCGCATATGCCAAGGTTCAGGCGGTTAAGGACTACCTGTCCAGGCTTGGTTACAATGTCGACGGCGCCGATGTCGTCGATGGCGCCGACGGCGTAGCTTTTTTCCTGTCTGCTAAAACTGGCAACTGTGTCAATTTCGCCTCTGCGCTGGTCGTCCTGCTGCGCGAAGCCGGGGTTCCGGCCCGATTCTGCCAGGGTTACCTGGGAACGGAACTGGACGAGTCCGGTAAAAGCCTGGTTATCAGAGGCCGCGACGCCCATGCCTGGGCGGAGGTCTATTTCCCCGGCTTTGGCTGGATCATGGTCGAGGCTACGCCCGGCCGGCCGGCCGACGGCTTCGAGGCTGACGCGCCGATCATCCCCAACCAGGCGCTCCCGCCGGGTGAAGTCTTTCCGTCAAACCCAGGCAGCCAGGCTGACGACATTCTGCCGACCGATGTCGAGAACAGCGACGCCGGTGATTTGGGTTCATCCCTGCCGCCGCTGTTGATCACTGTTTTGCTTCTTGCCGGCGTGGTCCTGGCGGGCGGGGCCGGAGGTATATTCTACCTGTCCCGGGCCAATGACCCCGGCGGCGCTTACCGCCGATTGGCCATCATAGGCAAGCTGTTCCGGCTGCCGCCATGCCCCGCGGACACGCCCCTGGAGTTTGCCCGCCGTTTGAGCGCCCGCCTGCCTTCGGAGACTGTCGGTATCGATAGTGTCGCCGGGTCATATTCCAGGCTCCGCTACGGGCCGGCCAGGACCCGGTCAGAGCAGGACGACGATGGGTTACGGCACCAGTGGCGGCAGTTGAGCCTGCGCCTTATCCGATACAGGCTCAGACTGGCCAGTCCGGAAACTAACCGTCGCGCTTAA
- the trpA gene encoding tryptophan synthase subunit alpha: MSDISRAFGGGRKALIGYLTVGYPDIETTLKAAVVLERAGCDIIELGVPFSDPIGDGPVIQAASFRALQNGVTAAYCIETAAELRRRGLNVPLVFMGYYNPILSYGIELFCRDSAAAGVSGLIVPDLPPDESGDLDAAALKHGIDLIYLLAPTSTAARIAQVAEKARGFIYLTSVAGVTGARDDVPKYLPDFVEKVRQQASLPLAVGFGVSAAGQAAAISRYADGVIIGSKLLKLIEEDSSLGSLEKFTAGVRAALDGSG; this comes from the coding sequence ATGAGTGATATATCCAGGGCTTTCGGCGGTGGGCGCAAGGCGCTCATCGGCTACCTGACCGTTGGCTATCCGGACATCGAGACGACGTTAAAAGCGGCGGTTGTTTTGGAAAGAGCCGGCTGCGATATCATCGAGCTGGGGGTTCCCTTTTCCGATCCCATCGGCGATGGGCCGGTCATTCAGGCGGCCAGTTTCAGGGCGCTGCAGAATGGAGTCACCGCTGCGTATTGCATCGAGACCGCCGCCGAACTCAGGCGGCGGGGTTTGAATGTGCCGCTGGTCTTCATGGGTTATTACAACCCCATTTTGAGCTACGGAATCGAGCTTTTCTGCCGTGACTCGGCCGCCGCCGGCGTTTCCGGTTTGATCGTGCCGGACCTGCCGCCGGACGAGTCCGGAGACCTCGATGCGGCAGCCCTAAAACATGGCATAGATTTGATATATCTCCTGGCGCCGACCTCGACCGCCGCGCGTATCGCTCAGGTAGCTGAGAAAGCGCGCGGTTTTATTTATTTGACCTCGGTGGCCGGGGTCACCGGCGCCCGCGACGACGTACCAAAGTACCTGCCCGATTTCGTCGAGAAGGTACGGCAGCAGGCCAGTCTGCCGCTGGCGGTGGGTTTTGGCGTATCGGCGGCGGGACAGGCGGCGGCAATCAGCCGTTACGCCGACGGCGTTATTATCGGCAGCAAGCTCTTAAAGCTGATCGAAGAAGACTCATCGCTTGGGTCTCTTGAAAAGTTCACCGCCGGAGTCCGCGCCGCGCTCGACGGATCGGGTTAA
- the trpB gene encoding tryptophan synthase subunit beta yields MLPDNRGYFGDYGGRYVPETLVPALTDLTAGYEAVKTDPSFQSELGRLLAHYAGRATPLYYAANLTRRCGGARIFLKREDLAHTGSHKINNALGQGLLAKHLGKQRIIAETGAGQHGVATAAVCAMLGLDCVVYMGEDDVKRQALNVFRMRLMGAEVRPVASGSRTLKDAINEAMRDWVSHPEDSYYLIGSVVGPHPYPLMVRDFQSIIGREARTQMLDATGKLPDYAVACVGGGSNSIGLFYPFISDSLVKLIGVEAGGSGIGTGRHAATLSAGRPGVLHGARSYLMQDAYGQVAETHSISAGLDYPGVGPEHSFLKDSGRAEYVAVTDEEALVAFRLLSETEGILPAMESSHAVALAARLAAALDKSQTILVCLSGRGDKDMDIVMKAMGVS; encoded by the coding sequence ATGCTGCCTGATAACAGGGGATATTTTGGGGATTACGGCGGACGTTATGTCCCGGAGACGCTGGTGCCGGCGCTTACGGACTTGACCGCCGGTTACGAAGCGGTTAAAACCGACCCCTCTTTTCAGAGTGAACTCGGCAGGCTGCTGGCTCACTACGCCGGCCGCGCCACGCCGCTGTATTACGCCGCTAATCTGACCCGCCGCTGTGGCGGGGCTAGAATCTTTTTGAAGCGTGAGGATTTAGCCCATACCGGCTCGCACAAGATCAACAACGCTCTTGGCCAGGGGCTGCTGGCAAAACACCTGGGCAAGCAGCGGATTATCGCCGAAACCGGCGCCGGGCAGCACGGCGTGGCCACTGCCGCCGTCTGCGCCATGCTCGGGCTTGACTGTGTTGTTTACATGGGCGAAGACGACGTCAAGCGCCAGGCGTTGAACGTCTTCCGCATGCGCCTGATGGGCGCTGAAGTCAGGCCGGTGGCTTCCGGGTCGCGGACGCTGAAAGACGCCATCAACGAGGCCATGCGAGACTGGGTATCCCACCCTGAGGACAGCTATTACTTGATCGGCTCGGTCGTAGGCCCGCACCCATACCCGCTGATGGTACGGGACTTCCAGTCGATCATCGGGCGCGAGGCCCGGACGCAAATGCTCGACGCCACCGGAAAACTCCCGGACTACGCCGTGGCTTGTGTCGGCGGCGGTTCAAACTCCATCGGCCTGTTCTATCCTTTCATCAGCGACTCGTTGGTAAAGCTGATCGGCGTTGAGGCTGGCGGCTCCGGCATCGGTACCGGCAGACATGCCGCTACCCTTTCCGCCGGGCGGCCCGGGGTGCTTCACGGGGCGCGGTCCTACCTGATGCAGGACGCCTACGGCCAGGTGGCGGAGACACACAGCATCTCCGCCGGCCTGGACTACCCCGGCGTCGGGCCGGAGCACAGCTTTTTGAAAGATTCCGGCCGCGCCGAGTACGTGGCGGTAACCGACGAGGAAGCCCTGGTCGCCTTCCGGCTGCTGTCGGAGACCGAGGGTATACTGCCGGCTATGGAATCGTCGCACGCCGTCGCCCTGGCGGCCAGGCTGGCGGCGGCGCTCGACAAGAGTCAAACGATCCTTGTATGCCTGTCCGGCCGCGGGGATAAAGATATGGATATAGTGATGAAGGCTATGGGAGTGAGCTGA
- a CDS encoding phosphoribosylanthranilate isomerase — MTRIKICGITDVETVGLCARLGADFIGLVFAESRRKLSPERALELTHHLFTMPKRPKLAGVFVNASAYEVNRIAEYCRLDRVQLSGDEDENYCRRIERPLIKVTRIGGDTGAEEIESRIAAARPRTIHLLDRRADDAYGGSGEKFDWTILGALEPSLPLMVAGGLTPENVGELILRYHPWGVDVSSGVESRGIKDPAKILAFIRAVKAADARLKGVRNAA; from the coding sequence ATGACGCGCATCAAGATCTGTGGTATCACGGATGTGGAGACAGTCGGCCTGTGCGCCCGTCTGGGAGCTGACTTCATTGGCCTGGTCTTCGCCGAGAGCCGCCGTAAATTGTCGCCGGAACGGGCTCTGGAGTTGACCCATCATCTTTTTACCATGCCGAAGCGGCCGAAACTGGCCGGTGTCTTCGTCAATGCCTCGGCTTACGAGGTTAACCGCATCGCTGAATATTGCCGTCTTGACCGGGTACAGCTTTCAGGCGATGAGGACGAGAATTACTGCCGCCGCATCGAACGACCGCTGATCAAGGTTACCCGGATCGGCGGCGACACTGGCGCCGAGGAGATCGAGAGCCGTATCGCCGCCGCCCGGCCGCGAACTATCCACCTGTTAGACCGCCGCGCCGATGACGCCTACGGCGGCTCCGGCGAAAAATTCGACTGGACCATTTTGGGGGCGCTTGAACCTTCGTTGCCGTTGATGGTGGCCGGAGGCCTTACCCCGGAAAATGTCGGCGAGCTGATTTTGCGCTACCATCCCTGGGGGGTGGATGTGTCGTCAGGCGTCGAGAGCCGCGGCATCAAGGATCCGGCCAAAATCCTGGCCTTCATCCGCGCTGTAAAAGCCGCGGACGCCCGCTTGAAAGGAGTTAGGAATGCTGCCTGA
- the trpC gene encoding indole-3-glycerol phosphate synthase TrpC, producing the protein MLLDEIVAATRSAVNERKRRIPLDVLISEVEKQPPPKDFAAAIAGGGVKIIAEVKKASPSKGVIRVDFDPVVIAREYACSGAAAISVLTEEKYFQGRSEYLKAIADYLGMSHPPLLCKDFIIDEYQLYEARACGADAVLLIVAILTVPELISLLELARRLGMAALIEAHDETEVEAAVASGAKIIGINNRDLKTFKVDLATTGGLRRLIPADRIIVSESGIVSRDDIKYLQSLGINAALVGEALMTAPDIGAKLRELSV; encoded by the coding sequence GTGCTGCTGGATGAAATTGTCGCGGCGACGCGGTCGGCCGTCAATGAGCGAAAGCGGCGGATACCCCTTGACGTGCTTATCAGCGAGGTCGAAAAGCAGCCGCCGCCGAAAGATTTCGCCGCCGCCATCGCCGGTGGGGGAGTGAAAATTATCGCCGAGGTAAAAAAAGCCTCGCCGTCGAAAGGCGTAATCAGGGTTGATTTCGATCCTGTAGTCATTGCCCGGGAATATGCCTGCAGCGGCGCAGCAGCCATCTCGGTGTTGACTGAGGAGAAGTACTTCCAGGGCAGGTCGGAATATTTGAAAGCTATCGCCGACTACCTGGGGATGAGCCATCCGCCGCTTCTGTGTAAGGACTTCATCATAGACGAATACCAGCTCTACGAGGCGCGGGCTTGCGGCGCCGATGCGGTACTGCTTATTGTCGCCATCTTGACTGTTCCGGAGCTGATCTCATTACTTGAATTAGCCCGCCGCCTGGGTATGGCGGCTCTTATAGAGGCGCATGACGAGACCGAAGTCGAGGCAGCCGTAGCCAGTGGCGCAAAAATCATCGGCATCAACAACCGCGATCTCAAGACCTTCAAAGTTGACCTGGCGACCACCGGCGGGCTCAGGCGGTTGATACCTGCCGACCGCATTATCGTCTCCGAGAGCGGTATTGTTAGCCGCGATGACATAAAGTACCTGCAATCGCTCGGAATCAACGCTGCCTTGGTCGGGGAGGCGCTGATGACAGCGCCGGACATCGGCGCCAAACTTAGGGAGCTTTCAGTATGA
- the trpD gene encoding anthranilate phosphoribosyltransferase, whose product MIKEAIQNLVSGKSLSADEASAVMGEIMDGVATPAQFGAFVTALRCKGETVEEMVGLARTMRARALPVKSASPVVDTCGTGGDGAGTFNISTAAAIIAAACGLKVAKHGNRAMSSKCGSADVLEALGVRINLSPEEAAECLERVGIVFMFAPVFHPAMKHAGPPRKEIGIRTVFNLLGPLCNPAGATAQVIGVPGNDLVLKMAAALRALGGAHALVVHGDGLDELTVTGPTQVCELIGDELNRYTVAPEDVGLSRHSIDAIKGGDARWNAAAMLRLLEGAPGALRDAAVLNAAAALLVADRVKTMAEGVIMAAEAIDNGRALAKLEKFVEMTQMLEARRAAG is encoded by the coding sequence ATGATTAAGGAAGCGATTCAGAACCTGGTATCCGGCAAATCTCTTTCCGCAGATGAAGCCTCGGCCGTCATGGGGGAGATCATGGACGGGGTGGCCACCCCGGCCCAGTTCGGCGCTTTTGTGACCGCGTTAAGGTGCAAGGGTGAAACAGTGGAAGAGATGGTTGGTCTGGCGCGGACGATGCGGGCCCGGGCGCTGCCGGTAAAATCGGCCAGCCCGGTCGTGGATACCTGCGGCACCGGCGGCGACGGAGCGGGCACCTTTAATATCTCCACCGCCGCGGCCATCATAGCCGCCGCCTGCGGCCTCAAGGTGGCCAAGCACGGCAACCGCGCCATGTCGTCGAAATGCGGTTCGGCCGATGTCCTGGAGGCGCTGGGCGTTCGTATTAACCTGTCGCCCGAGGAGGCTGCGGAATGTCTGGAGCGTGTCGGCATCGTTTTTATGTTCGCACCCGTGTTCCATCCGGCCATGAAACATGCGGGGCCGCCGCGGAAAGAGATCGGCATCCGCACCGTATTCAACCTGTTGGGGCCGCTTTGCAATCCTGCCGGGGCTACCGCTCAGGTCATCGGCGTGCCCGGTAATGACCTGGTGCTCAAGATGGCAGCGGCGCTGCGAGCTCTGGGCGGCGCCCATGCCCTGGTAGTTCACGGCGACGGGCTGGACGAACTTACGGTCACCGGACCGACTCAAGTATGCGAGCTTATCGGCGATGAACTCAACCGCTACACCGTCGCCCCGGAGGATGTCGGGCTATCTCGGCACTCGATTGACGCGATAAAAGGCGGTGACGCCAGGTGGAATGCCGCAGCCATGCTGCGGCTGCTCGAAGGCGCGCCCGGCGCGCTGCGTGACGCCGCCGTTTTGAACGCCGCCGCAGCGCTGCTTGTCGCCGATCGAGTAAAAACCATGGCTGAGGGCGTCATCATGGCCGCCGAAGCCATCGACAACGGACGGGCGCTCGCCAAACTTGAAAAATTCGTCGAAATGACGCAGATGCTGGAGGCCAGGCGTGCTGCTGGATGA
- a CDS encoding aminodeoxychorismate/anthranilate synthase component II, whose product MILLIDNYDSFTYNLFQYLCELGADVCVRRNDEVDIPGIEALKPERIVVSPGPSSPERAGISNEVIRYFGPNLPVLGVCLGHQCLGHVYGGDVIRAKSVMHGKTSAIEHTGKGIFKGIPSPFTAVRYHSLAVARDSLPDCLEVTAWTADGEIMGLRHRKFPVQGVQFHPESFMSQYGKELLRNFLNGVGR is encoded by the coding sequence ATGATACTGCTTATAGATAATTACGACTCATTCACCTATAACCTCTTCCAGTACTTGTGCGAACTTGGCGCCGACGTCTGCGTCCGGCGTAACGACGAGGTCGATATCCCCGGCATTGAGGCGCTTAAACCTGAACGCATTGTTGTCTCGCCAGGGCCGTCATCGCCGGAACGCGCCGGCATCTCCAACGAGGTCATCCGGTATTTCGGGCCGAACCTGCCGGTGCTGGGAGTCTGCCTGGGGCATCAGTGCCTGGGCCACGTTTACGGCGGCGACGTCATCAGGGCCAAATCGGTAATGCATGGCAAGACGTCTGCCATAGAACACACCGGGAAGGGTATCTTTAAGGGTATTCCGTCGCCTTTCACCGCCGTCCGCTATCATTCGCTAGCGGTGGCCAGGGACTCCCTGCCTGATTGCCTGGAGGTGACTGCCTGGACAGCCGATGGTGAAATCATGGGGCTGCGGCACCGGAAATTCCCCGTCCAGGGCGTCCAATTCCACCCGGAGTCTTTCATGTCGCAATACGGCAAAGAACTGCTTAGAAATTTCTTGAACGGGGTCGGACGATGA
- the trpE gene encoding anthranilate synthase component I, translating to MYTPTLEQIRNLTGEGNLAAVSRDLMADLETPVSAFLKISRGGPSFLLESVEGGQRMARYSFIGTEPRQLLVTPFGSAGDSIKSVEAALAGRKLAGQPDLPRFCGGAVGYLSYEAAGKFEKLPPPGTDSLGLPEAVFMLTETFLVFDHVSHRIRVVSLMPLDGDLDAAYSEAIARIDELCRRLAGPLPPRATRVVPKVASAFISSVSRQSFEASVADIKEAIAAGEAIQVVLSQRLSRVTGALPFDIYRALRSINPSPYMFYLDFQDFQIIGASPEILVRVEGGEVITRPLAGTRRRGMTPEEDLALEAELKADPKERAEHIMLVDLGRNDIGRVSMPGSVEVSDLMNVERYSHVMHLVSHVKGRLRPGLSAGDALRATFPAGTVSGAPKVRAMQLIAEHEPERRGPYAGAVGYFSYSGSMDMAIAIRTMVAARGRIYVQAGAGIVYDSNPESEYFETLSKAQALFKAVERAEAGV from the coding sequence ATGTACACGCCGACCCTGGAACAAATACGAAACTTGACCGGTGAGGGAAACCTCGCCGCCGTCTCCCGCGACCTCATGGCGGATCTTGAGACCCCGGTTTCCGCCTTTCTTAAAATTTCCCGCGGCGGGCCTTCCTTCCTCCTTGAGAGCGTCGAAGGCGGCCAGCGCATGGCCCGCTACTCCTTCATCGGCACTGAACCCAGACAGCTCCTGGTCACTCCGTTCGGCTCGGCGGGGGACTCGATCAAGTCCGTCGAGGCCGCTTTGGCGGGCCGGAAACTGGCTGGCCAGCCGGACTTGCCTCGCTTCTGCGGCGGCGCTGTGGGCTATCTCTCGTATGAGGCGGCGGGCAAGTTCGAGAAGCTGCCGCCGCCCGGGACTGATTCCCTCGGCTTGCCGGAAGCCGTCTTCATGCTTACCGAGACCTTTCTGGTTTTCGACCACGTCTCCCACCGCATCCGGGTGGTCTCGCTGATGCCGCTGGATGGCGACCTCGATGCCGCATATTCTGAGGCCATCGCCCGAATCGACGAACTATGCCGCCGCCTGGCAGGACCTTTGCCGCCTCGGGCAACCCGGGTGGTCCCGAAGGTTGCGTCCGCCTTCATTTCTTCGGTCAGCCGACAGTCGTTTGAAGCCAGCGTCGCCGATATAAAAGAGGCCATCGCCGCCGGCGAAGCCATCCAGGTGGTGTTGTCTCAGCGCTTGTCCAGGGTCACCGGGGCTTTGCCTTTCGACATCTACCGCGCTCTCAGGAGCATCAACCCGTCACCCTATATGTTCTACCTGGATTTCCAGGACTTTCAGATCATCGGCGCTTCGCCTGAGATACTCGTCCGCGTTGAGGGGGGCGAGGTAATCACCCGGCCGCTGGCCGGCACCCGGAGGCGGGGGATGACCCCCGAAGAGGACCTGGCGCTCGAAGCTGAACTCAAAGCCGATCCCAAGGAACGCGCCGAGCACATTATGCTGGTGGACCTCGGCCGCAACGACATCGGCCGCGTTTCGATGCCCGGCTCGGTGGAAGTGTCCGATCTGATGAACGTCGAGAGGTATTCCCACGTTATGCACCTGGTCAGCCATGTCAAGGGCAGGCTGCGGCCCGGGCTTTCCGCCGGCGACGCGTTGCGGGCGACCTTCCCCGCCGGTACTGTCTCCGGCGCGCCGAAGGTTCGCGCCATGCAGCTTATCGCCGAGCATGAGCCGGAGCGGCGCGGCCCTTACGCCGGGGCAGTCGGTTACTTCAGCTATAGCGGCAGCATGGACATGGCCATCGCCATCCGTACTATGGTTGCCGCCCGCGGCAGGATTTACGTCCAGGCCGGCGCCGGCATCGTCTATGACTCCAATCCGGAGTCGGAGTATTTCGAGACCCTGAGCAAAGCCCAGGCGCTGTTTAAAGCCGTCGAACGGGCTGAGGCTGGAGTCTAG
- a CDS encoding GNAT family N-acetyltransferase: MALAAETEKRHLDQATITAGVTAFLEHPEYGFYIIAEAGGEPVAQTMITYEWSDWRNGVIWWIQSVYVSAAWRRLGLYRKLYQHVKELAARDGGVKELRLYVDQDNTAARQTYQALGMMPSRYLLYEADI; this comes from the coding sequence ATGGCTCTGGCGGCGGAAACCGAAAAGCGGCATCTCGACCAAGCCACCATAACCGCGGGTGTAACCGCTTTTTTAGAACACCCGGAGTACGGCTTCTATATCATTGCCGAGGCAGGCGGCGAGCCGGTGGCCCAGACGATGATCACATACGAGTGGAGCGACTGGCGCAACGGCGTCATCTGGTGGATCCAGAGCGTTTATGTCAGCGCCGCCTGGCGGCGCCTCGGTCTGTACCGTAAGCTTTATCAGCACGTCAAGGAACTGGCGGCGCGGGATGGCGGGGTAAAGGAGTTGCGGCTGTATGTTGACCAGGATAATACCGCCGCGCGGCAAACCTATCAGGCGCTCGGCATGATGCCGAGCCGTTATCTTTTATACGAAGCCGATATCTGA
- a CDS encoding DUF998 domain-containing protein, which translates to MTRRRFYLVIAPALPFICGAAAVIMITSDVIAISLNPGYDPLRESISDLVLLPNGWLEEWGMAAAGIANAFLAGLMISSDAGRRYRGLLVSGGLFAASTVCFGVIIIFNTDPGTAVTTVAGGIHVAAVILLAVLFPVTGLVLARSVRGFPDAAAVGNLARIMAVIGAVVAWQVLPIHEDTFIGLSERFLSGVGLAWMVFAGGHLPGLLEGLDRASRGAADQISASYKR; encoded by the coding sequence ATGACCCGGCGCCGGTTTTATCTGGTTATCGCGCCTGCCCTGCCGTTTATTTGCGGCGCGGCGGCGGTCATCATGATTACCAGCGATGTCATCGCCATTTCCCTTAATCCCGGATATGATCCCCTGCGTGAATCCATCAGTGATCTGGTGCTGCTGCCCAACGGCTGGCTGGAGGAGTGGGGCATGGCCGCGGCAGGCATAGCTAACGCATTCCTGGCTGGTCTGATGATTTCCTCCGACGCCGGCAGGCGGTACCGGGGGCTGCTGGTCTCCGGCGGGCTGTTTGCCGCCAGCACAGTCTGTTTTGGCGTGATCATCATTTTCAATACCGACCCCGGAACGGCCGTGACCACCGTCGCCGGGGGCATCCACGTGGCCGCGGTAATCCTGCTGGCGGTGTTGTTTCCGGTTACCGGATTGGTTCTGGCCAGATCTGTCCGGGGGTTTCCTGACGCCGCCGCGGTGGGCAATCTGGCCAGGATTATGGCGGTGATCGGGGCTGTGGTTGCCTGGCAGGTTCTGCCGATCCACGAGGACACGTTCATCGGCCTGAGCGAACGTTTCCTCTCCGGCGTCGGCTTGGCCTGGATGGTTTTTGCCGGCGGCCATCTCCCCGGATTGCTCGAAGGGCTGGACCGGGCTTCCCGCGGGGCAGCGGATCAGATATCGGCTTCGTATAAAAGATAA
- a CDS encoding helix-turn-helix domain-containing protein: MNRTPTLDGHRLLSTRDASELLKVSPDTLRRWGDEGRIECWRISPRGDRRFRREDVERLAWLQFRDAGGGSSAAASAV, encoded by the coding sequence ATGAATAGGACACCAACCCTCGATGGCCACAGGCTGCTTAGCACCCGGGATGCATCCGAATTGCTTAAGGTGTCCCCGGATACGCTGCGGCGCTGGGGGGATGAAGGCAGGATAGAGTGCTGGCGCATCTCCCCGAGAGGCGACCGGCGCTTCCGCCGGGAGGATGTTGAACGCCTGGCCTGGCTGCAGTTCAGAGACGCCGGCGGCGGATCCTCGGCTGCTGCTTCAGCGGTCTAA
- a CDS encoding DUF2178 domain-containing protein gives MSADSFKKLMSIIALGLGALIAFAIVAELPVWVPLLAVTLALAAANIFRRGVKEVLADERSRRVDEKATVLTYRVFTTVTAVGVLLAMMLRSSLPEWTFIAGQAVAFALCALMLLHLAVIRYYSGKL, from the coding sequence TTGAGCGCTGACAGTTTTAAGAAATTGATGAGCATCATCGCCTTAGGGCTGGGGGCGTTGATCGCTTTCGCTATCGTCGCCGAGCTGCCGGTGTGGGTGCCGCTCCTGGCGGTGACGCTGGCGCTGGCCGCCGCCAATATCTTCCGCCGCGGGGTTAAAGAGGTGTTGGCTGATGAACGCAGCCGCCGTGTCGACGAGAAGGCTACGGTCTTAACCTACCGCGTCTTCACCACCGTGACCGCGGTTGGTGTCCTTTTAGCGATGATGCTGCGCAGCAGCCTGCCGGAGTGGACTTTCATCGCCGGTCAAGCCGTGGCCTTTGCCCTTTGCGCTCTGATGCTGCTGCATCTGGCAGTCATCAGGTATTATTCGGGGAAATTGTAG
- a CDS encoding helix-turn-helix transcriptional regulator produces the protein MRNTLKVYRAMHDLTQEALAEKLGVTRQTIISIESGRYDPSLGLAFKIAGLFKVKIEDVFSREDAD, from the coding sequence ATGCGCAATACACTTAAAGTTTACCGGGCGATGCATGATCTGACCCAGGAAGCTCTGGCTGAAAAACTGGGGGTAACGCGGCAGACGATCATCTCCATCGAAAGCGGCCGCTACGACCCTTCTCTGGGGCTGGCGTTCAAGATTGCCGGGTTGTTCAAGGTGAAGATCGAAGACGTCTTTTCCAGGGAAGATGCCGATTAG